The Microbacterium maritypicum genome contains a region encoding:
- the def gene encoding peptide deformylase, with the protein MAVREIRIFGDPVLRAVCAPVEEIDDGVRALVADLVDTVELPGRAGVAAPQIGVALRAFSYNIDGDIGYVINPVLTEVRGEPEPTGEGCLSVPGLWHDAQRHPWARVEGIDLDGNPVVLEGDGLLAQALQHETDHLDGKLFLTRLDPQTRKVAMREVRESAWF; encoded by the coding sequence ATGGCCGTCCGCGAGATCCGCATCTTCGGAGACCCCGTCCTGCGGGCGGTCTGTGCGCCGGTCGAGGAGATCGATGACGGAGTGCGTGCGCTGGTGGCAGACCTGGTAGACACCGTGGAGCTGCCCGGTCGCGCCGGAGTCGCTGCGCCCCAGATCGGTGTCGCTCTGCGCGCCTTCAGCTACAACATCGACGGCGACATCGGCTACGTGATCAACCCGGTCCTGACCGAGGTGCGCGGAGAGCCCGAGCCGACGGGGGAGGGCTGCCTCTCGGTCCCCGGACTCTGGCACGACGCGCAGCGTCATCCCTGGGCTCGTGTCGAGGGGATCGACCTCGATGGCAATCCCGTCGTCCTCGAGGGCGACGGCCTGCTCGCACAGGCGCTGCAGCACGAGACCGATCACCTCGACGGCAAGCTCTTCCTGACCCGTCTCGATCCGCAGACGCGCAAGGTCGCCATGCGTGAGGTGCGCGAAAGCGCCTGGTTCTGA
- a CDS encoding lysophospholipid acyltransferase family protein, producing the protein MFYWLMKYVVIGPVVKAVFRPWIVGRNNVPANGAAILASNHLSFADSIFLPLVIDRSMSFLAKSDYFTGRGIKGWATKFFMKATGQIPIDRSGGKASEASLNTGLQVLGGGDLLGIYPEGTRSPDGKLYRGRTGIARMALEAKVPVVPVIMVDTDTAMPIGRRLPRIVRVGIVIGEPLDFSRYAGMENDRYILRSVTDEIMVALQRLGEQKYEDVYASTVKERLPSRVT; encoded by the coding sequence ATGTTCTACTGGCTGATGAAGTACGTGGTGATCGGCCCCGTGGTCAAGGCGGTATTCCGCCCCTGGATCGTGGGGCGGAACAACGTGCCCGCGAACGGCGCGGCGATCCTCGCGAGCAATCACCTCTCCTTCGCCGATTCGATCTTCCTTCCCCTGGTGATCGACCGGTCGATGTCCTTCCTCGCGAAGAGCGACTACTTCACCGGCCGCGGCATCAAAGGCTGGGCGACGAAGTTCTTCATGAAGGCCACAGGGCAGATCCCCATCGACAGATCGGGTGGCAAGGCCTCCGAGGCCTCGCTGAACACGGGGCTCCAGGTTCTCGGCGGAGGCGACCTGCTCGGGATCTACCCCGAGGGCACGCGCAGCCCGGACGGCAAGCTCTACCGAGGGCGCACCGGCATCGCCAGGATGGCGCTCGAGGCGAAGGTCCCTGTCGTGCCGGTGATCATGGTCGACACCGACACGGCGATGCCCATCGGCCGGCGGCTGCCGCGCATCGTGCGCGTCGGCATCGTGATCGGGGAGCCTCTCGACTTCTCCCGTTACGCGGGGATGGAGAACGATCGCTACATCCTGCGATCGGTCACCGATGAGATCATGGTGGCCCTGCAGAGGCTCGGTGAGCAGAAGTACGAAGACGTCTACGCCTCGACGGTCAAGGAGCGGCTCCCGAGTCGCGTCACATAG
- a CDS encoding MinD/ParA family ATP-binding protein, protein MTPKNTTDPEENSLGVLDEAASLDTAVIGILGGTAQVSVTLPRSDDDDDLADDGVVDGEVIGDLVIDPPPAVGSTTKTKSLPKAPRPDLVPAAAAAVAQDAEPDEAQVVEAASEVEPPAEPAVVTGVIDEPLVIEPIVIEVTAIESAPVADAVVDAVVVDDQVSETIADDRDTADQHAAEEVAAAQFLAKARSEIETAPPAPASAVQAATEKETTVSTPEERSVVPQPARAAARADVTLTSKRLDDLGESSRESADLLTADRLLDPHRITKPEPEGAWSHFLYAVSGRRINIGDGRRARERKALSARIAAPLAGGARFVPVLSRKGGVGKTTITALLGMALADAREDRVIAVDANPDRGTLAERIVRPHHSKSVRDLVRIHDDVKGYHDISAIVARDATRLDVLASDADPRIAEAFSDSDYRDVAGVAAHYYSLVLTDTGTGIVHSVMSATLDLADQIVIVSGLSVDEARLASETLTWLETNGYEEQAREAIVVLNQSTPGTPLVRLNELQAHFATRARSVVRVPYDPQIAGGGTIVFANLLPETRIAARELAALLVEGLRAKAA, encoded by the coding sequence GTGACACCGAAGAACACCACTGACCCCGAGGAGAACTCGCTGGGGGTGCTCGACGAAGCCGCGTCTCTCGACACGGCAGTGATCGGCATCCTCGGCGGGACGGCCCAGGTCAGCGTGACCCTGCCCAGGAGCGACGACGACGATGACCTCGCCGACGACGGTGTGGTCGACGGCGAGGTCATCGGCGACCTCGTGATCGATCCGCCCCCCGCCGTGGGATCGACGACGAAGACGAAGTCGCTTCCGAAAGCACCCCGTCCCGACCTCGTGCCCGCAGCCGCAGCCGCCGTCGCGCAGGATGCGGAGCCGGACGAAGCGCAGGTCGTCGAGGCGGCGTCAGAGGTCGAGCCTCCTGCGGAACCGGCTGTCGTCACGGGCGTGATCGACGAGCCGCTCGTCATCGAACCGATCGTGATCGAGGTGACGGCAATCGAATCGGCCCCCGTCGCGGATGCCGTCGTCGATGCGGTCGTCGTCGATGACCAGGTGTCCGAGACGATCGCCGACGATCGAGACACCGCCGACCAGCACGCAGCGGAGGAAGTCGCCGCCGCCCAGTTCCTCGCCAAAGCTCGGTCCGAGATCGAGACGGCTCCGCCTGCACCGGCATCCGCCGTGCAGGCGGCCACCGAGAAGGAGACCACCGTGTCCACTCCTGAAGAGAGGTCCGTCGTGCCGCAGCCCGCTCGGGCGGCAGCGCGAGCGGATGTGACGCTGACCTCGAAGCGCCTGGACGATCTGGGCGAGTCCTCGCGCGAGTCCGCCGATCTGCTCACCGCCGACCGGCTGCTCGACCCGCACCGCATCACGAAGCCGGAGCCCGAGGGGGCATGGAGTCATTTCCTCTACGCCGTCTCCGGTCGGCGCATCAACATCGGCGACGGTCGCCGTGCGCGGGAGCGGAAGGCGCTCTCGGCGAGGATCGCGGCACCACTGGCCGGGGGAGCGCGGTTCGTCCCCGTGCTGTCCCGCAAGGGCGGGGTGGGCAAGACGACGATCACCGCGCTGCTGGGCATGGCTCTCGCCGACGCCCGCGAGGATCGTGTGATCGCGGTCGACGCCAACCCCGACCGCGGAACGCTCGCGGAGCGCATCGTGCGCCCGCACCACAGCAAGTCCGTGCGCGATCTCGTCCGGATCCACGACGACGTCAAGGGATACCACGACATCTCCGCGATCGTGGCCCGGGATGCGACCCGCCTCGACGTCCTCGCCTCCGATGCCGACCCTCGCATCGCCGAGGCCTTCAGCGACAGCGACTACCGGGATGTTGCCGGCGTCGCCGCACACTACTACTCGCTCGTCCTCACCGACACGGGCACGGGCATCGTGCACTCGGTGATGTCGGCGACTCTCGATCTCGCCGATCAGATCGTCATCGTCTCCGGTCTCAGCGTCGACGAAGCCCGGCTCGCCTCCGAGACGCTCACGTGGTTGGAGACCAACGGGTATGAGGAGCAGGCGCGCGAGGCGATCGTCGTCCTCAACCAGTCGACGCCGGGGACGCCGCTCGTGCGCCTGAACGAGTTGCAGGCGCACTTCGCCACTCGGGCGCGGAGCGTCGTCCGCGTGCCCTACGACCCGCAGATCGCCGGGGGAGGGACCATCGTGTTCGCGAATCTCCTGCCGGAGACGCGGATCGCAGCCCGTGAACTTGCCGCGCTGCTCGTCGAGGGCCTGCGGGCCAAGGCCGCCTGA
- a CDS encoding pyruvate carboxylase, which translates to MFQKILVANRGEIAIRAFRAAVEVGARTVAVFPHEDRGSVHRLKADEAYEIGERGHPVRAYLNVDEIIRVALESGADAIYPGYGFLSENPELAEKAAANGIVFIGPPAHVLEMAGNKVEAKRHAIEAGVPVLRSTEASDDVEALVAQAEDIGFPLFAKAVAGGGGRGMRRVETAGDLAPALAEAMREAASAFGDARMFLEQAVVRPRHIEVQILADKTGETVHLFERDCSVQRRHQKVVEIAPAPNLDDSVRTALHGYAVAFARSIGYENAGTVEFLLETAGERTGEVVFIEMNPRIQVEHTVTEEVTDVDLVQSQMRIASGQSLADLGLQQENLHLRGAALQCRITTEDPTQGFRPDTGKITTYRSPGGAGIRLDGGTVHQGAQISPHFDSMLAKLTCRGRDFPAAVARARRALAEFRIRGVSTNIPFLQALLEDEAFIAGDVSTSFIDERPELLRGRVSKDRGTKLLNWLVDVTVNKPHGVHPGVVDAVTKLPAVDLTSEPAPGSRQRLLELGPEGFARSLRAQTALAVTDTTFRDAHQSLLATRVRTKDLVAAAPYLARLTPGLLSVEAWGGATYDVALRFLGEDPWERLDKLRAALPNVAIQMLLRGRNTVGYTPYPTAVTEAFVAEAAASGVDIFRIFDALNDVEQMRPAIEAVRNTGTAVAEVALCYTGDLLDPAEDLYTLDYYLGLADQIVDAGAHIIAIKDMAGLLRPAAAAKLVTALRERFDLPVHLHTHDTPGGQLATLLAASAAGVDAVDAASAPLSGTTSQPSLSSLVAALAHTERDSGISLDAVSDLEPYWEAVRRQYAPFESGLPGPTGRVYHHEIPGGQLSNLRQQAKALGLADDFELIEDMYAAADRILGRVPKVTPSSKVVGDLALHLAAVKADPADFEANPEKYDVPDSVVGFMAGELGDLPGGWPEPFRTKVLAGRSVRTGLTAITADDEAALAGTSAERRTRLNTLLFPAPTAEFAERRELFGDLSVLDTSDYLYGLVAGQEHQIEIDRGVRLYVGLEAIGDADDKGMRTVMTTLNGQLRPVFVRDRSIKVDALEVEKADTSVPGQVAAPFSGVVTLKAEVGATVRAGEPVASIEAMKMEAAITAPVDGVIERHAIAETQQVDAGDLLVVIRPAH; encoded by the coding sequence ATGTTCCAGAAGATCCTTGTGGCGAATCGCGGCGAGATCGCGATCCGTGCCTTCCGTGCGGCGGTCGAGGTGGGGGCGCGCACCGTCGCGGTGTTCCCGCATGAAGACCGCGGCTCCGTGCACCGGCTCAAGGCCGATGAGGCCTACGAGATCGGCGAGCGCGGGCATCCTGTGCGCGCATACCTGAACGTCGACGAGATCATCCGCGTCGCGCTCGAGTCCGGTGCGGATGCGATCTACCCCGGTTACGGGTTCCTCTCCGAGAACCCGGAGCTCGCGGAGAAGGCCGCGGCGAACGGCATCGTGTTCATCGGACCTCCTGCCCACGTTCTCGAGATGGCCGGCAACAAGGTCGAGGCGAAGCGTCACGCGATCGAGGCCGGGGTCCCCGTCCTCCGCTCCACCGAGGCATCGGACGACGTCGAGGCTCTGGTGGCGCAGGCCGAGGACATCGGATTCCCGCTGTTCGCCAAGGCCGTGGCCGGCGGCGGAGGGCGCGGGATGCGTCGGGTCGAGACCGCAGGCGACCTCGCTCCCGCTCTCGCCGAGGCGATGCGGGAAGCCGCGAGCGCCTTCGGCGACGCGCGGATGTTCCTCGAGCAGGCGGTCGTTCGCCCTCGGCACATCGAGGTGCAGATCCTCGCCGACAAGACCGGCGAGACCGTGCACCTCTTCGAGCGTGACTGCTCGGTGCAGCGACGCCACCAGAAGGTGGTGGAGATCGCTCCGGCGCCGAACCTCGACGACAGCGTGCGCACTGCCCTGCACGGGTACGCTGTCGCCTTCGCCCGCTCCATCGGCTACGAGAACGCCGGAACGGTCGAGTTCCTGCTTGAGACGGCGGGGGAGCGCACCGGCGAGGTCGTCTTCATCGAGATGAATCCGCGCATCCAGGTCGAGCACACGGTCACGGAAGAGGTGACCGATGTCGACCTGGTGCAGAGCCAGATGCGGATCGCCTCCGGCCAGAGCCTCGCCGACCTCGGCCTGCAGCAGGAGAACCTGCATCTGCGCGGCGCCGCACTGCAGTGCCGCATCACCACGGAGGACCCGACGCAGGGATTCCGCCCCGACACCGGCAAGATCACCACGTACCGTTCCCCCGGCGGTGCCGGCATCCGCCTCGACGGCGGCACGGTCCACCAGGGGGCCCAGATCAGTCCCCACTTCGACTCCATGCTGGCCAAGCTCACCTGCCGTGGGCGCGACTTCCCGGCCGCGGTCGCCCGCGCACGTCGTGCTCTCGCGGAGTTCCGCATCCGCGGCGTCTCGACCAACATCCCGTTCCTGCAGGCGCTCCTGGAAGATGAGGCCTTCATCGCGGGCGATGTCAGCACGTCGTTCATCGACGAACGCCCCGAGCTGCTGCGCGGCCGTGTCTCCAAGGACCGCGGGACGAAGCTCCTCAACTGGCTGGTCGACGTCACGGTGAACAAGCCGCATGGCGTCCACCCCGGCGTCGTCGACGCGGTCACCAAGCTGCCTGCCGTCGACCTGACTTCCGAGCCGGCGCCGGGTTCGCGCCAGCGCCTGCTCGAACTGGGACCTGAGGGCTTCGCCCGCAGCCTCCGTGCGCAGACGGCCCTGGCGGTGACCGACACCACGTTCCGCGACGCGCACCAGTCGCTCCTGGCCACGCGTGTGCGCACGAAGGACCTGGTCGCCGCGGCGCCGTACCTGGCGAGGCTCACTCCCGGTCTGCTCTCGGTCGAGGCATGGGGCGGTGCCACCTACGACGTCGCGCTGCGCTTCCTCGGCGAGGACCCCTGGGAGCGCCTCGACAAACTCCGTGCGGCGCTGCCCAACGTGGCGATCCAGATGCTGCTGCGCGGTCGCAACACGGTCGGCTACACGCCGTACCCCACGGCTGTGACCGAGGCATTCGTCGCGGAGGCCGCTGCCAGTGGCGTCGACATCTTCCGCATCTTCGACGCGCTCAACGACGTGGAGCAGATGCGTCCGGCGATCGAGGCGGTCCGCAACACGGGGACCGCCGTCGCCGAAGTGGCGCTCTGCTACACCGGCGATCTGCTGGATCCGGCGGAAGACCTCTACACCCTCGACTACTACCTGGGCCTCGCGGACCAGATCGTCGACGCGGGCGCGCACATCATCGCGATCAAGGACATGGCGGGTCTGCTGCGTCCCGCCGCCGCCGCCAAGCTGGTCACGGCACTGCGCGAGCGATTCGACCTTCCTGTCCATCTGCACACGCATGACACCCCCGGCGGTCAGCTCGCGACGCTCCTCGCAGCCAGTGCCGCCGGCGTCGATGCCGTGGACGCCGCGTCTGCGCCGCTCTCGGGAACCACGAGCCAGCCGTCGCTGTCGTCTCTCGTCGCCGCGCTCGCGCACACCGAGCGCGACAGCGGGATCTCGCTCGACGCCGTCTCGGATCTCGAGCCCTACTGGGAGGCGGTCCGTCGCCAGTACGCGCCGTTCGAGTCGGGTCTTCCCGGCCCCACCGGGCGCGTCTACCACCACGAGATCCCCGGCGGCCAGCTGTCGAACCTGCGGCAGCAGGCGAAGGCGCTCGGCCTCGCCGACGACTTCGAACTCATCGAGGACATGTACGCCGCGGCCGACCGCATCCTCGGTCGCGTGCCCAAGGTGACGCCGTCTTCGAAGGTCGTCGGCGATCTCGCCCTCCACCTCGCGGCAGTGAAGGCCGACCCTGCCGACTTCGAGGCGAACCCCGAGAAGTACGACGTTCCGGACTCCGTCGTCGGCTTCATGGCGGGCGAGCTCGGCGACCTGCCCGGGGGATGGCCGGAGCCTTTCCGCACCAAGGTCCTCGCCGGGCGCTCCGTGCGCACCGGCCTCACCGCGATCACGGCAGACGACGAAGCAGCACTCGCCGGAACCAGCGCCGAGCGGCGGACACGCCTCAACACGCTGCTGTTCCCCGCGCCCACCGCGGAGTTCGCCGAGCGTCGGGAACTGTTCGGCGACCTCTCGGTGCTCGACACCAGTGACTACCTCTACGGTCTCGTCGCGGGACAGGAGCACCAGATCGAGATCGATCGCGGTGTGCGCCTGTACGTCGGGCTCGAAGCCATCGGCGATGCCGACGACAAGGGCATGCGCACCGTCATGACGACTCTGAACGGGCAGCTGCGTCCGGTGTTCGTCCGCGACCGCTCGATCAAGGTCGACGCTCTCGAGGTCGAGAAGGCCGACACCTCCGTTCCGGGTCAGGTGGCCGCTCCGTTCTCCGGTGTCGTCACTCTGAAGGCCGAGGTCGGGGCCACTGTCCGGGCCGGTGAACCCGTCGCATCCATCGAGGCGATGAAGATGGAGGCGGCCATCACCGCCCCCGTCGACGGCGTCATCGAGCGGCACGCGATCGCCGAGACCCAGCAGGTGGATGCAGGAGATCTTTTGGTCGTGATCCGCCCGGCGCACTAA
- a CDS encoding AMP-dependent synthetase/ligase: MVQFEVPAIVPADPDANVADLLVKRVEATPDRALFSVPEGDGWRDISAADFQTAVIALAKGFAAAGIRPGEKVGFLARTTYEWTLVDFALFYAGAVMVPIYETSSPSQIQWILEDSGAIALMVESPEHFARVDEVRGDLPLIREVWQLHLGAIDTLTAQGASVTDAEIERRRSLAVGSDIATLIYTSGSTGRPKGCVLTHSNFVELSRNSAKALDEVVQTPGASTLLFITTAHVFARFISILDVHAGVRTGHQPDTRQLLPALGSFKPTFLLAVPRVFEKVYNSAEQKAEAGGKGKIFRAAADVAIEHSKLLEAGKPIPFGMKLKFALFNKLVYSKLREAMGGNVVYAVSGSAPLGSRLGHFFHSLGVVILEGYGLTETTAPATVNLADKSKIGTVGPALPGVGVRLADDGEIEVRGINVFKEYWNNPEATAEAFSEGGWFHTGDIGSFDSEGFLTITGRKKEIIVTAGGKNVAPAALEDPIRANPIIGQVVVVGDQRPFISALVTLDPEMLPTWLANNGLDAKMSLVDASKNEGVRAEVQRAVDAANARVSRAESIRKFTILDSEWTEASGHLTPKLSIKRNIIMNDFADEIAAIYDEPVATTNVPIGG; the protein is encoded by the coding sequence GTGGTCCAGTTTGAAGTCCCTGCGATCGTCCCCGCCGATCCCGACGCGAACGTCGCCGACCTTCTGGTGAAGCGTGTCGAAGCCACCCCTGATCGTGCGTTGTTCTCGGTCCCCGAGGGAGACGGCTGGCGCGACATCTCCGCCGCGGACTTCCAGACGGCCGTGATCGCGCTCGCGAAGGGCTTCGCCGCTGCGGGCATCCGGCCGGGCGAGAAGGTCGGCTTCCTCGCACGCACCACGTACGAATGGACGCTCGTCGACTTCGCGCTCTTCTACGCCGGTGCCGTGATGGTGCCGATCTACGAGACCAGTTCGCCCTCCCAGATCCAGTGGATCCTCGAGGATTCCGGAGCGATCGCGCTCATGGTGGAGTCGCCGGAGCATTTCGCCCGTGTCGACGAGGTCCGCGGCGACCTTCCCCTGATCCGTGAGGTGTGGCAGCTGCACCTCGGAGCCATCGACACCCTGACCGCACAGGGCGCCTCGGTGACCGACGCCGAGATCGAGCGCCGGCGCAGTCTGGCGGTCGGGTCCGACATCGCGACCCTCATCTACACGTCGGGCTCCACCGGGCGCCCGAAGGGATGCGTGCTCACGCACAGCAACTTCGTCGAGTTGTCCCGCAACTCGGCCAAGGCCCTTGATGAGGTCGTCCAGACACCCGGAGCCTCCACTCTCCTCTTCATCACGACCGCGCACGTGTTCGCCCGGTTCATCTCGATCCTCGACGTCCACGCGGGAGTGCGCACGGGTCACCAGCCCGACACCCGCCAGCTCCTGCCGGCACTCGGATCGTTCAAGCCCACCTTCCTCCTCGCGGTCCCCCGCGTGTTCGAGAAGGTCTACAACTCCGCGGAGCAGAAGGCCGAGGCCGGCGGCAAGGGCAAGATCTTCCGCGCCGCGGCCGATGTCGCCATCGAGCATTCCAAGCTGCTCGAGGCGGGCAAGCCGATCCCCTTCGGGATGAAGCTCAAGTTCGCCCTGTTCAACAAGCTCGTCTACAGCAAGCTCCGCGAGGCCATGGGTGGCAACGTCGTCTACGCCGTCTCGGGCTCCGCTCCCCTCGGCTCGCGGCTCGGGCACTTCTTCCACAGCCTCGGCGTGGTGATCCTTGAGGGCTACGGCCTGACCGAGACCACCGCTCCCGCCACCGTGAACCTGGCCGACAAGTCGAAGATCGGCACCGTCGGTCCCGCGCTCCCCGGCGTCGGCGTGCGTCTCGCAGACGATGGCGAGATCGAGGTCCGCGGCATCAACGTGTTCAAGGAGTACTGGAACAACCCCGAGGCGACAGCTGAGGCCTTCAGCGAAGGCGGCTGGTTCCACACCGGCGACATCGGCAGCTTCGACTCCGAGGGCTTCCTGACGATCACGGGGCGCAAGAAGGAGATCATCGTCACGGCCGGCGGCAAGAACGTCGCCCCCGCGGCGCTCGAGGACCCGATCCGCGCGAACCCGATCATCGGCCAGGTGGTCGTCGTCGGCGATCAGCGTCCGTTCATCTCGGCGCTCGTGACGCTCGACCCCGAGATGCTCCCGACGTGGCTGGCGAACAACGGCCTCGACGCGAAGATGTCGCTCGTCGACGCCTCCAAGAACGAGGGTGTGCGCGCCGAAGTGCAGCGTGCCGTCGATGCCGCGAATGCTCGCGTCTCGCGTGCGGAGTCGATCCGCAAGTTCACGATCCTCGACTCCGAATGGACAGAGGCCTCCGGACATCTGACCCCGAAGCTCTCGATCAAGCGGAACATCATCATGAACGACTTCGCCGACGAGATCGCCGCGATCTACGACGAGCCCGTCGCGACCACGAACGTCCCGATCGGCGGCTGA